One Peterkaempfera bronchialis DNA window includes the following coding sequences:
- a CDS encoding purine-cytosine permease family protein, whose protein sequence is MTTTRTEEAAGFGTGVANDEVFRIETHGIDPIPDEDRHGSAKDLFWLWFGSNLTFTFVINGALAVAFGLSFWAATAAVVLGGLAFFAVSAAGLSGIRTGTATLVISRAAFGVLGNFPAGLVNWIVSIGYTVVNTVVGVLALQSLFGQLGWDGGNLSRLVALVATLAMTFVVAVWGHATVQAAEKWMAYALAVGFGLLIVLLLPGRGLHAAPAATGLNSFSAWTLALVVTVSGPVSYLPMPADYTRYLPRTTTLRSITWSGALGGLLSSVALGIAGVAAATRVDMSDPVEGVKRLLPGWFQVVFLLLVLGGSITNSILTLYSSSLNLQVLGIPWSRAKSIYISITVTTLGALGALFLVDFTTSLLSFLSLMVIVFAPWGGVFIADMLIRRCTYDTTGLHAGRDGAYWYRGGFHLAGMAALGIGMVFSALTADSELWTGPLVAPLGGGDLSLLGSVVSGLAYWALTRRPR, encoded by the coding sequence ATGACGACGACGCGCACGGAGGAGGCCGCCGGATTCGGTACCGGCGTGGCCAATGACGAGGTCTTCCGCATCGAGACCCATGGCATCGACCCGATCCCGGACGAGGACCGGCACGGCAGTGCCAAGGACCTGTTCTGGCTCTGGTTCGGCTCCAACCTGACCTTCACCTTTGTCATCAACGGCGCACTCGCGGTCGCCTTCGGGCTCTCCTTCTGGGCCGCCACCGCCGCCGTCGTCCTCGGCGGCCTGGCGTTCTTCGCGGTCAGCGCGGCCGGGCTCAGCGGCATCCGCACCGGCACCGCCACCCTGGTCATCTCCCGCGCCGCGTTCGGCGTGCTCGGCAACTTCCCCGCCGGGCTGGTCAACTGGATCGTCAGCATCGGCTACACCGTGGTCAACACGGTGGTCGGCGTCCTGGCGCTCCAGTCGCTCTTCGGCCAGCTCGGCTGGGACGGCGGCAACCTCAGCCGGCTGGTCGCCCTGGTCGCCACCCTCGCCATGACCTTTGTGGTCGCGGTCTGGGGCCACGCCACCGTGCAGGCAGCCGAGAAGTGGATGGCCTATGCGCTCGCCGTCGGCTTCGGACTGCTGATCGTGCTGCTGCTGCCCGGCCGGGGACTCCACGCCGCACCCGCCGCCACCGGCCTCAACAGCTTCAGCGCCTGGACCCTGGCCCTGGTGGTGACCGTCTCCGGCCCGGTCTCCTACCTGCCGATGCCCGCCGACTACACCCGCTACCTGCCGCGCACCACCACGCTGCGCTCGATCACCTGGAGCGGCGCACTCGGCGGCCTGCTTTCCTCGGTGGCGCTGGGCATCGCGGGCGTCGCCGCCGCGACCCGGGTCGACATGTCCGACCCGGTCGAGGGCGTCAAGCGGCTGCTGCCGGGCTGGTTCCAGGTGGTCTTCCTGCTGCTGGTACTCGGCGGCTCGATCACCAACTCGATCCTCACCCTGTACTCCTCCAGCCTCAACCTCCAGGTGCTGGGCATCCCGTGGTCGCGCGCCAAGAGCATCTACATCAGCATCACCGTCACCACGCTCGGTGCGCTGGGCGCGCTCTTCCTGGTCGACTTCACCACCTCGCTGCTGAGCTTCCTGTCGCTGATGGTCATCGTCTTCGCACCGTGGGGCGGCGTCTTCATCGCCGACATGCTGATCCGCCGCTGCACCTACGACACCACCGGGCTGCACGCCGGACGCGACGGCGCGTACTGGTACCGAGGCGGCTTCCACCTCGCCGGGATGGCCGCGCTCGGCATCGGCATGGTCTTCTCCGCGCTGACCGCCGACTCCGAGCTGTGGACCGGCCCGCTGGTCGCACCACTGGGCGGCGGCGACCTGTCGCTGCTCGGCAGCGTCGTCTCCGGCCTCGCGTACTGGGCCCTCACCCGCCGCCCCCGCTGA
- a CDS encoding acetate uptake transporter: MSNAATGAANARPAAADTGPLGYLALGLTLLAFGLLRTGVFSGAGTKDAASIALFVGGLTLFLAGMWQFRSGDGFTGTAFAGLGAFWVTWSAAVDSTTSKNAAGLFLLLWALLALTLTAAGWQSGRLGQGVYGLLTVALVLLAISTWASSDGLGKVGGWVAAVSGLLAWYGATATLTNAAWGRTALPLK, translated from the coding sequence GTGAGCAATGCCGCTACCGGGGCAGCGAACGCCCGACCCGCAGCCGCCGACACAGGTCCCCTCGGATATCTCGCACTCGGCCTCACCCTTCTCGCCTTCGGCCTCCTGCGGACCGGCGTCTTCTCCGGCGCCGGTACCAAGGACGCCGCCTCGATCGCGCTCTTCGTCGGCGGCCTGACCCTCTTCCTCGCCGGGATGTGGCAGTTCCGCTCCGGGGACGGCTTCACGGGCACCGCGTTCGCCGGCCTCGGGGCCTTCTGGGTCACCTGGTCCGCTGCGGTCGACAGCACCACCAGCAAGAACGCCGCCGGACTCTTCCTGCTGCTGTGGGCCCTGCTGGCCCTCACCCTCACCGCGGCCGGCTGGCAGTCCGGGCGCCTCGGCCAGGGCGTGTACGGGCTGCTCACCGTCGCGCTGGTGCTGCTCGCCATCTCCACCTGGGCCTCCTCCGACGGCCTGGGCAAGGTGGGCGGCTGGGTGGCGGCGGTCTCCGGCCTGCTCGCCTGGTACGGCGCCACGGCCACCCTCACCAACGCCGCCTGGGGCCGCACCGCGCTCCCGCTGAAGTAG
- a CDS encoding amidohydrolase, which produces MAATATPTPADLVVRNARVHTVDPDHPEAQALAVTGGRIAAVGTAAQIAAWTGPDTEVVDAGGRLVLPGFIDAHNHVRLGSDDACVQLAGARTLAEVHARIAAWRTENPDAEWIEGEAFDYSAIPDGRMPRAADLDPVTGDTPAFILSYDVHTAWLNTAALRRLGITRESGTLPFGEAEQDPQTGEPTGFVRDFAVRGLSRDGHRALQELGVPWASADRQYGRLARSLDDAIRFGITTVVEPQNSLDDLALFTRARAEGRLRSRIVAALFHPRGTTDADLDDFAAAADRFADDRLRVGPLKLYIDDVVEPRTAALLKPYAGCAHHRGETFYPAEEFAELLARLDARGFQCFVHATGDRGIRTVLDAVAHARAVNGPRDARHQVVHVECLDPADTARFAELGVVACMQPRHCAPEIAGPGQDWAENVGPERWQQAWPMRSLREAGAVLAFSSDWNVAEMDPMVGIYTAVTRRPLGGGEAWIPGETVDVATAVHGYTMGSAYANFLEHERGSLTPGKVADFVVLSRDILVAAPEEIPGTVAELVVVGGEVAHRA; this is translated from the coding sequence ATGGCCGCCACCGCCACCCCGACCCCCGCCGACCTCGTCGTCCGCAACGCCCGGGTGCACACCGTCGACCCCGACCACCCCGAGGCGCAGGCCCTCGCCGTCACCGGCGGCCGGATCGCCGCCGTCGGCACCGCCGCCCAGATCGCCGCCTGGACCGGACCGGACACCGAGGTGGTCGACGCGGGCGGCCGCCTGGTCCTGCCCGGCTTCATCGACGCCCACAACCATGTGCGGCTGGGTTCGGACGACGCCTGCGTCCAACTCGCCGGCGCCCGCACCCTCGCCGAGGTGCACGCCCGCATCGCCGCCTGGCGCACGGAGAACCCGGATGCCGAGTGGATCGAGGGCGAGGCGTTCGACTACTCCGCCATCCCGGACGGCCGGATGCCCCGCGCCGCCGACCTCGACCCGGTCACCGGCGACACCCCGGCCTTCATCCTCAGCTACGACGTGCACACCGCCTGGCTCAACACCGCCGCGCTGCGCCGCCTGGGCATCACCCGGGAGAGCGGCACCCTCCCCTTCGGCGAGGCGGAGCAGGACCCGCAGACCGGCGAACCGACCGGCTTCGTCCGCGACTTCGCGGTCCGAGGACTCTCCCGCGACGGCCACCGCGCCCTCCAGGAGCTCGGCGTGCCCTGGGCGTCCGCCGACCGGCAGTACGGCCGCCTGGCCCGCAGCCTGGACGACGCCATCCGGTTCGGCATCACCACCGTCGTGGAGCCGCAGAACTCCCTCGACGACCTCGCCCTCTTCACCCGCGCCCGCGCCGAGGGCCGGCTGCGCTCGCGCATCGTGGCGGCGCTCTTCCACCCGCGCGGCACCACCGACGCCGACCTGGACGACTTCGCCGCCGCCGCCGACCGCTTCGCCGACGACCGGCTGCGCGTCGGCCCGCTGAAGCTCTACATCGACGATGTGGTGGAGCCGCGCACGGCCGCGCTGCTCAAGCCGTACGCCGGATGCGCCCACCACCGGGGCGAGACCTTCTACCCGGCCGAGGAGTTCGCCGAGCTGCTGGCCCGGCTCGACGCCCGGGGCTTCCAGTGCTTTGTGCACGCCACCGGCGACCGCGGCATCCGCACCGTACTGGACGCGGTCGCGCACGCCCGGGCGGTGAACGGCCCGCGCGACGCACGCCACCAGGTGGTGCACGTGGAGTGCCTGGACCCGGCCGACACCGCCCGCTTCGCCGAACTGGGCGTCGTCGCCTGTATGCAGCCCCGGCACTGCGCCCCGGAGATCGCCGGGCCGGGCCAGGACTGGGCGGAGAACGTCGGCCCGGAGCGCTGGCAGCAGGCATGGCCGATGCGCAGCCTGCGCGAGGCGGGCGCGGTGCTGGCCTTCTCCAGCGACTGGAACGTCGCCGAGATGGACCCGATGGTGGGCATCTACACCGCCGTCACCCGGCGCCCGCTGGGCGGCGGCGAGGCGTGGATACCCGGTGAGACGGTCGATGTCGCGACCGCCGTGCACGGGTACACCATGGGGTCCGCGTACGCCAACTTCCTGGAGCACGAGCGGGGTTCGCTGACCCCGGGCAAGGTCGCGGACTTCGTGGTGCTCTCCCGCGACATCCTCGTCGCCGCGCCCGAGGAGATCCCCGGCACCGTCGCCGAGCTGGTGGTGGTCGGCGGCGAGGTCGCCCACCGAGCCTGA
- a CDS encoding SpoIIE family protein phosphatase, which translates to MVTARAAATFEPVGRSVAAARGFVRDTLQGWGFAEVVDDAVVLASELVTNAVVHAGTAAEVTCLREDDAVRIEVADRYPEREVPLQGLGPAGDPARGRLGDPEREGGRGLLLCSALAPRWGVEYNATHKLVWFRMVPPARGAGTRFAAPAGPDGALPAADDGVLVAVVRVDAQGVVRSWNADAEGLFLLPAERVTGQPLAEYAAWPQTPGTGLGLQEALALSRWEGSYGIRCGDGRVTEVYGSHLRMRDAEGQPSTVCLLVRERDRAVLQSPFRVPAPGDGTVPRADGRDRRPADAFDALLGRPTPDDLDGLLQRIVERARDMLDGDAAYLLLATDDETELEVRASAGLPSGRQRFARVPVEAGTGRYGSARMPAVHEDLTAQPGAVPLLSGTGIRSVVTVPLKVEGRLTGALGVAAQAPARYTNDDALRLQFAADRIALAVESARLTELERLRRGSLSFLVEASDLLAGTLERDQTLALMAQMTVPTLAAWCAVYTTGDQAGTPQLAFVLHEDEDRIDGLRALLEKVPPPDPDPSPGPRTWKAPAEMAHASALRASLRSLGLGAAARPAAGPGTALATASAVGGETVVLPLVARNRVIGLLALGKSTDERFRREILELAEDLSRRAALALDNARLYSERTAISRALQRSLLPPELPRVPGVEVEVIYRAAGEGNEVGGDFYDVFPIREGTYGFAIGDVCGTGPEAASVTGLARHSLRLLAREGLAAPEVLQRLNAAILDEGARSRFLTLLYGEMTPRADGTVELRVVCAGHPLPLRLRPGGEVVAAAEPQPLLGVMDDLALVEETIVLDPGDVLLCVTDGVTERREGTRMLGDDGLAEVLAGCTGLTAGAVAARVQRAVERFAPDPPSDDMAILALRIPAQRQG; encoded by the coding sequence GTGGTCACCGCGCGGGCAGCCGCCACCTTCGAACCGGTCGGCCGCTCGGTCGCAGCTGCCCGTGGCTTTGTCCGCGACACCCTCCAGGGCTGGGGCTTCGCCGAGGTGGTGGACGATGCCGTGGTGCTGGCCAGCGAGCTGGTCACCAACGCCGTGGTGCACGCCGGGACGGCCGCCGAGGTGACCTGTCTGCGCGAGGACGACGCGGTGCGGATCGAGGTCGCCGACCGCTATCCCGAGCGGGAGGTGCCGCTCCAGGGGCTCGGCCCGGCCGGGGACCCGGCGCGCGGCCGGCTCGGCGACCCGGAGCGCGAGGGCGGACGCGGGCTGCTGCTCTGCTCCGCGCTGGCACCGCGCTGGGGCGTGGAGTACAACGCCACCCACAAGCTGGTCTGGTTCCGCATGGTGCCGCCGGCCCGGGGCGCCGGGACCCGGTTCGCGGCGCCCGCCGGTCCGGACGGGGCGCTGCCGGCGGCGGACGACGGGGTGCTGGTCGCCGTGGTGCGGGTGGACGCCCAGGGCGTCGTCCGGTCCTGGAACGCGGACGCCGAGGGCCTCTTCCTGCTGCCGGCCGAGCGCGTCACCGGGCAGCCGCTGGCGGAGTACGCGGCCTGGCCGCAGACCCCCGGCACCGGGCTGGGCCTCCAGGAGGCGCTGGCGCTCTCCCGCTGGGAGGGCAGCTATGGAATCCGCTGCGGCGACGGCCGGGTGACCGAGGTGTACGGCTCCCACCTGCGGATGCGCGACGCCGAGGGGCAGCCGTCCACGGTCTGCCTGCTGGTGCGCGAACGGGACCGCGCGGTGCTCCAGTCGCCGTTCCGGGTACCGGCGCCGGGCGACGGCACCGTGCCGCGCGCCGACGGCCGCGACCGGCGGCCCGCCGACGCCTTTGACGCGCTGCTCGGCCGCCCGACCCCCGACGACCTGGACGGGCTGCTCCAGCGCATCGTCGAGCGGGCCCGCGACATGCTCGACGGGGACGCCGCCTATCTGCTGCTGGCCACCGACGACGAGACCGAGCTGGAGGTGCGGGCCAGCGCCGGGCTGCCCTCGGGCCGGCAGCGGTTCGCCCGGGTCCCGGTGGAGGCCGGCACCGGCCGGTACGGCTCGGCCCGGATGCCCGCCGTCCACGAGGACCTCACCGCGCAGCCCGGCGCCGTACCGCTGCTGTCGGGCACCGGGATCCGGTCGGTGGTCACCGTGCCGCTCAAGGTCGAGGGGCGGCTGACCGGCGCGCTGGGCGTGGCCGCCCAGGCGCCCGCCCGCTACACCAATGACGACGCGCTGCGGCTCCAGTTCGCCGCCGACCGGATCGCCCTCGCCGTGGAGAGCGCCCGGCTGACCGAGCTGGAGCGGCTGCGGCGCGGTTCGCTCTCCTTCCTGGTGGAGGCGTCCGACCTGCTGGCGGGCACCCTGGAGCGGGACCAGACGCTGGCGCTGATGGCGCAGATGACGGTGCCCACGCTGGCCGCCTGGTGCGCCGTCTACACCACCGGCGACCAGGCGGGCACGCCGCAGCTGGCGTTTGTGCTGCACGAGGACGAGGACCGGATCGACGGGCTGCGGGCGCTGCTGGAGAAGGTGCCGCCGCCGGACCCGGACCCCAGCCCCGGCCCCCGTACCTGGAAGGCGCCCGCCGAGATGGCGCATGCCTCGGCGCTGCGCGCCTCGCTGCGCTCGCTGGGCCTGGGCGCCGCCGCCCGCCCGGCCGCCGGTCCCGGCACCGCGCTGGCCACCGCGTCGGCGGTGGGCGGCGAGACCGTAGTGCTGCCACTGGTGGCCCGCAACCGCGTGATCGGGCTGCTGGCGCTCGGCAAGTCGACCGACGAGCGGTTCCGCCGGGAGATCCTGGAGCTGGCCGAGGACCTGTCGCGGCGGGCCGCCCTGGCGCTGGACAACGCCCGGCTGTACTCCGAGCGCACCGCCATCAGCCGCGCCCTGCAACGCTCGCTGCTGCCGCCGGAGCTGCCCCGGGTGCCGGGGGTGGAGGTGGAGGTGATCTACCGGGCGGCCGGTGAGGGCAATGAGGTCGGCGGCGACTTCTACGACGTCTTCCCGATCCGCGAGGGCACCTATGGCTTCGCCATCGGCGACGTCTGCGGCACCGGCCCGGAGGCCGCCTCGGTGACCGGCCTGGCCCGGCACTCGCTGCGGCTGCTGGCCCGCGAGGGCCTGGCCGCCCCCGAGGTCCTCCAGCGGCTCAACGCCGCCATCCTGGACGAGGGCGCCCGCAGCCGCTTTCTCACCCTGCTCTACGGGGAGATGACCCCGCGCGCCGACGGCACGGTGGAGCTCCGGGTGGTCTGTGCCGGGCATCCGCTGCCGCTGCGGCTGCGCCCGGGCGGCGAGGTGGTGGCGGCTGCGGAGCCGCAGCCGCTGCTGGGGGTGATGGACGACCTGGCCCTGGTGGAGGAGACCATCGTCCTGGACCCGGGCGATGTGCTGCTCTGCGTCACCGACGGCGTCACCGAGCGCCGGGAGGGCACCCGGATGCTGGGCGACGACGGTCTGGCCGAGGTGCTCGCCGGCTGCACCGGGCTCACGGCGGGGGCGGTCGCCGCACGGGTGCAGCGCGCGGTGGAGCGCTTCGCGCCCGACCCGCCCTCCGACGACATGGCGATCCTGGCGCTGCGCATCCCCGCCCAGCGCCAGGGCTGA